One region of Pseudoalteromonas piscicida genomic DNA includes:
- a CDS encoding ABC transporter permease, with translation MGLLLDFRYALRNIAKSMRFTLLMMFIMVGSLTISLIGFNYIYTVAFSHSQVGSDSPEIRIFKVRNPISMQNRFEYSMLPQLQELDEVKQLEEWLYIAPASVWVSDAERGNHYRGSYVDERFFQFLDIKPALGRFYTAEDFVGAAQNVVVISDYLWLHLFQGRKDVIGRTMVVDQKPYEIIGVMPKHNNFPIFSKLWLPLKGNNTAPADTIDIIYKMPNETVEAKLEQRLSLFFTDYAKQRVSQSALEVDKTVRVESMTLVEYNTDGEAVFIFTLFMAGIVLILLISSINIGNLLFAKIIERQKESAIRAAIGAKKLRVVQQHACEGLVYCVSSWVVALLLTDLGLRALNFFMNMMFGGKMPYWWYWQLNTITILVSLLLINLVFAIAVLLPAVKTANFNINDVLRDGTRGATGKQAGLMSKRLLSLQVTLVSFMLMASSTIGYVMYSMAGNIDGETLKGVYSTELQFQTESEFSSDKAVAMANALVVGMTLDPAFKEGRVYQREMELDVLTSEGEVYTDKIINIETVSHLFKRELQSGRNFTAQDNTEAAPVVIISQSLAHALFGSEDVLGRSLMLRDAKWPSAKIVGIAVDEMSVVASDRRHEVYFSFRQYAPKKNAMTVKFITELPPSQSYEAFYRVLGRLSSRLETSYIFDHYDNHRSMMGAFTSIIYVFLIVGGFALTLSLIGIYAMGLSNINKSSYEIGIRRALGSKDRQIMLLFIKKNLTHTVTGLTISAFIFYILCYLAVDFFRGIVPFSVMFGAGSITLLLVFAAVCLALYIPVKRSIKVQPAVSLRME, from the coding sequence ATGGGATTACTTCTAGACTTTCGTTACGCACTGAGAAACATCGCCAAATCAATGCGGTTTACGTTATTGATGATGTTTATCATGGTTGGCAGTTTGACCATATCTTTGATTGGTTTTAACTATATTTATACGGTGGCATTTTCACATAGCCAAGTGGGTAGTGACAGCCCAGAAATCAGGATCTTTAAGGTTCGTAACCCTATCAGCATGCAAAATCGGTTTGAATACAGCATGCTGCCACAACTACAAGAACTTGATGAAGTTAAACAACTTGAGGAGTGGCTTTATATTGCGCCAGCGAGTGTTTGGGTAAGTGACGCTGAACGAGGCAATCATTATCGAGGCTCCTATGTTGATGAACGCTTTTTTCAGTTTCTGGACATTAAACCTGCTCTTGGGCGATTTTATACTGCTGAGGACTTTGTGGGAGCAGCTCAAAATGTGGTCGTGATTTCAGACTATCTCTGGTTGCACCTATTTCAAGGTCGCAAAGACGTCATAGGGCGCACAATGGTCGTTGACCAAAAGCCTTACGAGATAATCGGTGTGATGCCCAAACACAATAACTTCCCGATATTTTCTAAACTTTGGCTGCCACTTAAAGGCAATAACACAGCACCTGCTGATACCATCGATATTATTTATAAGATGCCAAATGAGACGGTTGAGGCAAAGCTTGAGCAGCGTTTAAGTCTATTCTTCACTGACTATGCAAAGCAACGAGTTAGCCAGTCAGCACTTGAGGTAGATAAAACCGTTCGTGTTGAATCTATGACCTTGGTGGAATACAACACCGACGGTGAAGCGGTATTTATATTTACCCTGTTTATGGCTGGTATCGTACTTATTTTGCTTATTTCCTCAATTAACATTGGCAACTTACTTTTTGCCAAAATCATCGAGAGACAAAAAGAATCGGCTATTCGCGCCGCGATCGGCGCGAAAAAGTTAAGGGTGGTTCAGCAGCATGCTTGCGAGGGCTTGGTTTACTGCGTTAGCAGTTGGGTCGTGGCGCTACTGCTCACGGATCTTGGTTTGCGAGCGCTGAATTTTTTTATGAATATGATGTTTGGTGGCAAAATGCCGTACTGGTGGTATTGGCAGCTAAATACAATCACCATTTTGGTGTCACTATTGCTGATAAACTTGGTATTTGCTATTGCTGTGCTGTTACCTGCGGTGAAAACAGCTAACTTTAACATCAATGATGTATTGCGAGACGGCACACGCGGCGCAACCGGAAAACAAGCGGGATTGATGTCAAAACGCCTACTGTCTTTGCAGGTGACCTTAGTGAGCTTTATGCTGATGGCGTCGAGCACCATAGGCTATGTGATGTATTCTATGGCGGGAAATATTGACGGCGAGACCCTCAAAGGGGTGTACTCAACTGAGCTGCAATTTCAAACTGAAAGCGAGTTTTCGAGTGATAAAGCGGTCGCAATGGCAAACGCATTGGTCGTGGGAATGACATTGGATCCGGCCTTCAAAGAAGGGCGCGTGTATCAACGTGAGATGGAGCTTGATGTGCTAACAAGCGAGGGCGAAGTTTATACCGATAAAATCATAAATATTGAAACGGTGTCTCATCTTTTTAAACGCGAACTGCAAAGCGGTCGGAACTTCACGGCACAAGACAACACAGAAGCGGCGCCCGTAGTGATCATTAGCCAGTCTCTCGCACACGCTTTGTTTGGCAGTGAAGATGTATTAGGGCGCTCACTGATGTTACGTGATGCAAAATGGCCAAGCGCTAAAATAGTTGGTATTGCAGTGGATGAAATGAGCGTTGTCGCCAGTGATCGTCGTCATGAGGTTTATTTTAGTTTTCGTCAATATGCGCCAAAGAAAAACGCAATGACGGTTAAATTCATTACCGAGCTGCCGCCAAGCCAAAGTTACGAAGCCTTCTATCGTGTTTTAGGTAGGCTCTCAAGCAGGCTCGAAACCAGCTATATTTTTGATCACTACGACAACCACCGTTCCATGATGGGAGCTTTCACCAGCATCATTTACGTATTTTTGATAGTGGGTGGATTTGCCTTGACGCTTTCTTTAATTGGTATTTATGCCATGGGCTTGAGTAATATCAATAAGTCTAGCTATGAAATAGGCATTCGCCGTGCGCTTGGCTCCAAAGATCGCCAGATCATGTTGTTATTTATCAAGAAAAATCTAACCCATACGGTTACGGGGCTGACTATTTCTGCATTCATTTTCTATATCTTGTGTTATCTTGCTGTAGACTTTTTCCGCGGTATTGTGCCGTTTAGTGTTATGTTTGGTGCGGGTAGTATCACTTTACTACTGGTATTTGCTGCGGTATGCCTTGCGCTATATATCCCAGTGAAACGCAGCATAAAAGTCCAACCTGCGGTTAGCTTAAGAATGGAATAA
- a CDS encoding sigma-54-dependent transcriptional regulator, which translates to MKKVLIVDDSLDIQASLKFLLEDEGYACHGVVTPEAAFDYVSAQEVDLVLLDMNFTQDTTSGKEGLAAIAKLIQIDPLLPIVVMTGWATLDLAVAALKQGAADFIEKPWDDERLAHSIKVQIEKRADRQHLARLSAENERLKKPQQTVDFVTQSEKKQRVLTQLTQLAQSDMNILLTGENGTGKSYYAQYVHEHSSRAGGSFISINMGAVSDELFNSELFGHKKGAFTDAKADRVGAFTLASNGSLFLDEIANLSLQSQAKLLQVLEERKYVAVGSHKVLDNTARIISATNCQLNGAIANNQFRQDLYYRLNTIEVEIPPLRACPEDILPLAERFLMRFSYDYKKPLPSIMPCAAKALNVYDFPGNVRELKHMMERAVFTCSNAQVFASDLALNSTPHSALQSMNTATVSAPENHDLTLDEIIEQALFKRLEFHGGNVSKAAKSLGLSRSAWYRKMDKYE; encoded by the coding sequence TTGAAAAAGGTGCTAATAGTAGACGACTCGCTTGATATTCAAGCGAGTCTGAAGTTTTTACTTGAGGATGAAGGCTACGCTTGTCACGGTGTGGTTACACCAGAGGCAGCATTTGATTATGTCAGTGCACAGGAAGTGGACTTGGTGCTATTGGATATGAACTTTACCCAAGACACCACCAGTGGCAAAGAAGGGCTGGCGGCGATCGCTAAGCTCATTCAAATCGATCCGCTCTTACCCATTGTGGTGATGACTGGCTGGGCGACGTTAGACCTTGCCGTCGCTGCGTTAAAGCAAGGAGCGGCCGATTTCATTGAAAAGCCATGGGATGATGAGCGCCTTGCTCATAGCATCAAAGTACAAATCGAAAAGCGAGCTGACAGACAACATTTAGCGCGGCTATCTGCTGAAAACGAACGCCTTAAAAAGCCCCAACAAACGGTAGATTTTGTTACGCAAAGTGAGAAAAAACAGCGTGTGCTGACACAGCTCACCCAGTTAGCGCAAAGCGATATGAACATCTTGCTGACCGGTGAAAATGGCACAGGAAAGAGCTATTACGCGCAGTATGTACACGAGCACTCTAGCCGTGCTGGTGGTAGTTTTATCTCGATTAATATGGGGGCGGTGAGCGACGAGCTATTTAACTCTGAGTTATTTGGCCATAAAAAGGGGGCATTTACTGATGCGAAAGCAGATCGCGTGGGTGCATTTACACTCGCCAGTAATGGCTCGTTGTTTTTAGATGAAATCGCTAATTTATCTTTGCAGTCTCAAGCAAAATTGCTTCAAGTGCTAGAGGAGCGAAAGTACGTGGCGGTTGGCAGTCACAAAGTCTTGGACAATACGGCGAGGATTATTTCTGCCACTAACTGCCAACTCAATGGAGCGATTGCCAATAATCAGTTTCGCCAAGACTTATATTATCGATTAAATACTATAGAAGTAGAAATACCGCCTTTAAGAGCGTGCCCAGAGGATATCTTGCCATTAGCAGAGCGCTTTTTAATGCGCTTTAGCTATGATTATAAAAAACCACTACCGAGCATCATGCCTTGTGCAGCTAAAGCACTGAATGTATACGATTTTCCAGGTAATGTGAGAGAGCTTAAGCATATGATGGAGCGCGCGGTGTTTACTTGTTCAAATGCTCAGGTATTTGCCAGTGATTTGGCGCTCAACTCTACACCGCACTCAGCGTTGCAATCCATGAATACTGCTACTGTGAGCGCGCCAGAAAATCATGATTTAACACTGGATGAAATTATTGAGCAAGCACTCTTTAAAAGACTGGAATTTCATGGTGGTAACGTATCAAAAGCGGCGAAGAGCTTGGGACTATCGCGCAGTGCGTGGTATCGCAAAATGGACAAATATGAGTAG
- a CDS encoding sensor histidine kinase, with product MFYQFGHWLLSALLLVIVNVLLLVHDYPATLIMLIDLVFALCFALLAYQYGATRQNTINLIDTLLISLRQGDYALRAVHGKDTQLRSTVEHLNALAQTMQADQRALAEQSNLLKQIIEKLDCALIVFDSQSVAFANSYAERTFFDCYKDDAWRWFQSLHAQQKQGKVSVMLDGTEHAFLLEHDSCYIANKPHTLLVLKQLDSILYQQEKDALQRFVRILSHEINNTLAPIGTVARSLTKRLNGELDIERFNSGLSLINERANYLKSFMGNYASLAKLPPAHKQIVALSEFCAQLQSIYPQLKVESTADLLGFFDTSQIKQVLCHLINNAQEACTPSPEVTLNITPDAYKLAFSVTDTGPGFSNLNEAAEAFYTTKADGNGIGLMLSRIIIENHGGQLKLGNNPSGGAKVSFSVECSGS from the coding sequence TTGTTTTATCAATTTGGACACTGGTTGTTAAGTGCATTACTACTTGTAATTGTTAACGTTTTACTCCTTGTGCACGACTACCCAGCAACACTTATTATGTTGATAGACTTAGTATTCGCCCTATGTTTTGCATTGCTTGCTTATCAATATGGTGCGACTAGACAAAACACCATTAATCTCATTGATACCTTGTTGATATCACTTCGCCAAGGCGATTATGCGCTACGAGCGGTACACGGCAAAGACACACAATTACGTTCAACGGTGGAACACTTAAATGCACTAGCGCAAACCATGCAAGCCGATCAGCGCGCGCTGGCAGAGCAAAGCAACTTGCTAAAGCAAATCATTGAAAAGCTTGATTGTGCACTTATCGTGTTTGACAGTCAAAGCGTTGCATTTGCCAACAGCTACGCTGAGCGCACCTTTTTTGACTGCTATAAAGACGATGCTTGGCGCTGGTTTCAGTCATTACATGCTCAGCAAAAACAAGGAAAGGTATCGGTGATGCTCGACGGCACCGAGCATGCTTTTTTGCTTGAACACGACAGCTGCTACATTGCCAATAAACCTCATACCTTACTGGTTTTAAAACAGCTCGATAGTATTCTATATCAGCAAGAAAAAGACGCCTTACAGCGTTTTGTTCGTATTTTAAGTCACGAGATCAATAACACTCTAGCGCCAATCGGCACGGTAGCGCGCAGCCTTACCAAGCGCTTAAACGGTGAGTTAGATATCGAAAGGTTTAACAGTGGTCTGTCACTCATCAATGAGCGTGCCAATTACCTTAAATCTTTTATGGGCAACTATGCCTCTCTTGCCAAACTGCCTCCTGCGCACAAGCAAATTGTCGCGCTTAGCGAGTTTTGCGCTCAACTACAAAGTATCTACCCTCAACTAAAGGTAGAAAGCACCGCCGATCTGCTCGGTTTTTTTGATACAAGCCAAATCAAACAGGTACTTTGTCATCTTATTAATAATGCCCAAGAAGCGTGCACGCCTTCGCCAGAAGTCACACTCAACATCACCCCAGATGCTTACAAATTAGCGTTTTCGGTCACAGACACTGGCCCCGGTTTTTCTAACCTAAACGAAGCCGCTGAAGCATTTTACACCACCAAAGCTGATGGCAACGGCATAGGTCTAATGCTCTCTCGCATCATTATTGAAAACCACGGCGGGCAACTTAAACTAGGCAATAATCCAAGCGGTGGTGCAAAAGTCAGTTTTAGCGTAGAGTGCAGTGGGAGTTGA
- a CDS encoding LysE family translocator, whose translation MSEIFAYAIGVMYTPGPINLLGLHSGLNKQTRVHLGFFAGVGVAMFILFVILGIVGLKFINPHVLPFISLAGCLYILYIAWKVAHANVELSDKQSTAKSLSFRDGLFMQLLNPKALIATLPVSTIQFPSVGITGNAVVIWSMLLAALAFGAPTSYSIVGSMMGKQISAPKYFKAFNLIMAALLVYVSLSIGYDHVIVPWIVK comes from the coding sequence ATGTCAGAAATTTTCGCCTATGCTATCGGGGTAATGTATACCCCTGGGCCCATCAACTTGCTAGGTCTACATAGTGGTCTAAACAAACAGACGCGTGTTCACCTCGGTTTTTTCGCCGGCGTTGGAGTGGCAATGTTCATCTTGTTCGTTATCTTAGGGATTGTTGGGCTCAAGTTTATCAATCCACACGTACTGCCTTTTATCAGCTTGGCTGGGTGCCTTTATATTCTATATATTGCTTGGAAAGTAGCGCATGCTAACGTCGAGCTCTCTGATAAGCAAAGTACGGCCAAATCGTTGAGCTTTCGAGACGGACTTTTCATGCAGCTACTCAACCCCAAAGCGCTAATCGCAACGTTGCCGGTTTCTACCATTCAGTTTCCAAGCGTTGGCATTACGGGCAATGCAGTTGTCATATGGTCAATGCTCCTTGCCGCACTTGCATTCGGTGCCCCCACTAGCTACTCGATAGTGGGTTCTATGATGGGTAAACAGATTTCTGCTCCCAAGTATTTTAAAGCTTTTAACTTAATAATGGCTGCGCTATTAGTCTATGTGTCTTTAAGCATTGGTTATGACCATGTCATAGTGCCGTGGATAGTGAAATAA
- a CDS encoding AraC family transcriptional regulator, whose translation MSKNNHFIYTHSAQQDDVSMLCATMSDFTYTKHAHEEYSIGLTLKGRQDFFCRSAFYKSQPGCVMLFNPEDIHDGHSGGEHSLEYVMLYVHPRELQPLFRALGYKQETVLRLNNTLFNDALLRYQVLTISQQLLGRSYSKIEHEAALFQLAQSLVRLHGCLELPLRKTRTETLVLRAKDYILANLANDISVDDIAAVANMSKYHFIRAFREHFCITPHQYVLNCRINYARKQLLVGRSATTAAVESGFADASHLNRNFKRVFGMTPKQFQLQLGR comes from the coding sequence GTGAGTAAAAATAATCACTTTATATATACCCATAGTGCTCAGCAGGATGATGTGTCCATGCTGTGCGCAACCATGAGTGATTTCACCTACACCAAACATGCTCATGAAGAGTACTCGATCGGGCTCACTCTAAAAGGCAGACAAGACTTTTTCTGTCGCAGTGCTTTTTATAAAAGTCAGCCTGGCTGCGTAATGCTTTTCAATCCCGAAGATATCCATGACGGCCACTCTGGAGGCGAACACAGCTTAGAATATGTGATGCTTTACGTGCACCCAAGAGAATTGCAACCACTGTTTCGCGCTCTTGGTTATAAACAAGAAACAGTACTAAGACTTAACAACACCTTGTTCAATGACGCACTGTTGCGCTATCAAGTCCTTACTATATCTCAGCAACTTTTGGGACGATCCTACTCCAAAATTGAGCATGAAGCCGCTTTGTTTCAGTTGGCTCAATCATTGGTTCGTTTGCATGGCTGTTTAGAATTACCACTTCGTAAAACAAGGACTGAAACCTTAGTACTAAGAGCTAAAGACTATATATTGGCTAATCTTGCCAACGATATTTCAGTTGATGATATCGCTGCTGTTGCCAATATGTCTAAATATCACTTTATTCGAGCTTTTCGAGAACACTTTTGCATTACTCCACACCAGTATGTTTTGAATTGTCGCATCAACTATGCTCGCAAACAGCTGCTTGTAGGCCGTAGCGCCACCACCGCAGCAGTAGAGTCCGGCTTTGCTGATGCCAGTCACTTAAATCGTAACTTTAAACGCGTATTTGGCATGACACCAAAACAATTTCAGTTGCAGTTGGGCCGTTAA
- a CDS encoding sensor domain-containing diguanylate cyclase, protein MSEVFPPKSDNAERITKLEDEVLALEIENHKLQQRLRENEYDRKALLDIQKLANVGIWRLNHLTYSVKMSDKLAAMLGIDGETITQWDAFINTLDPSAELAIKQQLHNVFVHGGSTTFEHVVTRADGSTLYVRHHCETLLNGIGQPLNSIGLMLDVTQDKVKAEQLEVLSNKDELTNLYNRRKMNQALNEETAKCLSNGLPLSTIILDLDLFKQVNDRFGHHIGDEVLMLVSREIQDSLRSTDIASRWGGEEFLILCPNTSLNDAQKVAERIRKAIEAIQLSCRHKITASFGVGSLQHGQDLSEMLKRVDSALYQAKKAGRNCIRVEPE, encoded by the coding sequence ATGAGCGAAGTATTTCCACCTAAATCGGATAACGCAGAGCGAATTACCAAACTAGAAGATGAAGTTCTGGCATTAGAAATAGAAAACCACAAGCTGCAACAAAGGTTACGTGAGAATGAGTACGACAGAAAAGCCCTGCTAGATATTCAAAAACTTGCCAATGTAGGTATCTGGCGGCTAAACCACCTTACCTACAGCGTTAAGATGAGTGATAAGCTTGCCGCAATGCTCGGTATTGATGGCGAAACCATCACACAGTGGGACGCCTTTATCAATACGCTAGACCCAAGCGCCGAGTTAGCAATAAAACAACAGCTCCATAATGTCTTTGTTCACGGTGGAAGCACCACATTTGAGCATGTTGTAACTAGAGCTGACGGCTCAACACTCTATGTAAGACACCACTGTGAAACACTGCTAAACGGTATTGGCCAGCCACTTAACTCAATAGGCCTAATGCTGGATGTCACACAAGATAAAGTCAAGGCGGAACAATTGGAGGTACTTTCGAATAAGGATGAACTAACCAATTTATATAACCGTAGAAAAATGAATCAGGCATTAAACGAGGAAACAGCAAAGTGTTTAAGTAACGGCCTCCCCCTCAGCACGATTATTCTGGACTTGGATCTGTTTAAGCAAGTGAACGATAGGTTTGGCCACCATATTGGCGATGAAGTGCTGATGCTCGTGTCGAGAGAAATTCAAGATAGTCTAAGGTCAACCGACATAGCATCTCGCTGGGGAGGTGAAGAGTTTCTTATCTTATGCCCCAACACCAGTCTCAATGATGCACAGAAAGTAGCAGAGCGGATCCGTAAAGCGATTGAAGCCATTCAATTATCCTGCCGACACAAGATCACAGCCAGTTTCGGCGTAGGTAGTTTACAACATGGTCAAGACCTATCAGAGATGCTAAAACGAGTTGACTCTGCCCTATATCAAGCGAAAAAAGCAGGTAGAAACTGCATACGAGTAGAGCCTGAATAA
- a CDS encoding 5-methyltetrahydropteroyltriglutamate--homocysteine methyltransferase: protein MTRLQIPSEQIGSIPRNPCLINAYRNYKQGKISYAVLNEIAERETQLVIKELEAIGCKVVSDGEQRKFDGFAHYCLHDSPCYSDQGLLVDFDDGHSRVFAPHLKVPPFRYQHTADEFLAFALKHATVPVKQAVISPSMLSLVYPSHGIENYDHESFISDLINEHVGEVKRCLALGAHKVQIDFTEARLSLKLDPSGQTLKSFVELINKCLAQFSDSERQRIGIHTCPGADIDATHSADIDYKYLLPTLFDINAGSFYVALRGEENPKKTLKLIGSILKPFQRVFIGVINPNSREIESPESVRDLVLLASEFIPIPQLGTCDDCGFSPFADDCSTTREIVYEKIKSRLVGTKMAEEALNSRS, encoded by the coding sequence ATGACGCGGCTCCAGATCCCCAGTGAACAAATCGGATCAATTCCTCGAAATCCCTGTTTAATAAATGCTTACAGGAACTATAAGCAAGGAAAGATAAGTTACGCGGTTTTAAACGAAATCGCAGAGCGTGAAACACAACTGGTGATAAAAGAGCTCGAAGCGATTGGCTGTAAGGTCGTCAGTGATGGCGAGCAAAGAAAGTTTGATGGTTTTGCTCACTACTGCTTACACGACTCACCTTGTTACTCAGATCAGGGCCTGCTCGTTGATTTTGACGATGGTCACTCTCGGGTTTTTGCTCCACATCTCAAAGTTCCGCCATTTCGCTATCAACATACCGCGGATGAATTTCTCGCTTTTGCACTCAAGCATGCAACCGTGCCAGTCAAGCAAGCCGTTATTTCTCCTTCAATGTTGAGCTTAGTTTATCCATCTCACGGGATTGAAAATTATGATCATGAAAGCTTTATTAGTGATTTGATAAACGAGCATGTTGGCGAAGTAAAACGCTGCTTAGCACTAGGTGCGCACAAGGTACAAATTGACTTTACTGAAGCGAGGCTTTCTTTAAAGCTAGATCCTTCAGGTCAGACCCTCAAGTCCTTTGTTGAACTGATCAATAAATGTCTCGCCCAATTTAGTGATAGCGAAAGGCAACGCATTGGTATTCACACCTGTCCGGGTGCCGATATTGATGCAACCCATAGCGCAGACATAGACTATAAATATCTATTACCTACGCTTTTCGACATTAATGCAGGAAGCTTCTACGTTGCACTTAGAGGTGAAGAGAATCCCAAGAAAACCCTGAAGCTGATAGGCAGCATCCTCAAGCCCTTCCAACGTGTATTTATTGGCGTGATTAACCCGAACAGTCGCGAAATAGAGAGCCCTGAATCTGTAAGAGATCTCGTATTACTCGCAAGTGAGTTTATTCCCATTCCGCAGCTAGGCACTTGTGATGATTGCGGTTTTTCGCCATTCGCTGATGATTGTTCAACAACCAGAGAAATAGTGTATGAAAAAATAAAATCGCGACTGGTCGGCACAAAAATGGCCGAAGAAGCACTTAATTCACGTTCGTAG
- a CDS encoding S9 family peptidase, with translation MPFGLKRTLICTLLACAALPTVAQTEVGLKAQDIFELEYANDPQISPDGTQVVYVRNSNDVMKDAKRQNLWLVDTKSGAQSPLFSDENNYSQPRWSPDGGKIAFVSNVSGSTQIHVHYLAQNRTALLTQLQSGISGLTWSPDGKWLAFSQKVAEKPAVIAKMPEKPKGAKWSDSAIVIDKAYYQADGRGLIKPGYRHIFVLPSEGGTPRQLTSGNYHHSGKLAWRADAQAIVFSANRIADWEYKRLEGDLFEVDFNRNITQLTSAPGREYAPSFSENGKKLAYLSASNALNPYRNSKLNIMDWQDKTSHMIAKDFDRSIQDPTWISSDRLAMTYDDHGKRKLASITTKGNITDITDTLSGTTLGRPYLSGEFSANFDGEIAFTQGSSERPADIAITTRKGKVTQLTRLNEDLLAHKTLGKVHEITYRSSFDGEKIQGWYITPPNFDPKKQYPLLLEIHGGPHLAYGPHFSAELQRYAAEGYVVFYDNHRGSSSYGERFAMLLKYKYSSKEDFADHNSGVDAMLEKGFIDKDNLFIAGGSAGGIATAYAIGLTNRFNAAVVVKPVINWLSKVLTADSGLGQIPTQFPGMPWEHMEHYWQRSPLSLVGNVTTPTMLMTGEEDLRTPMAETEQFYQALKLRKIDSVLVKIPGAPHGIAGRPSRMISKIEHTLAWFEKYKK, from the coding sequence ATGCCTTTTGGATTGAAACGGACGCTCATTTGCACTTTACTGGCTTGCGCTGCATTGCCAACAGTCGCGCAGACTGAGGTGGGATTAAAGGCTCAAGACATTTTTGAGCTGGAATATGCAAACGACCCGCAAATATCACCAGATGGTACTCAAGTGGTATATGTGCGTAACAGCAATGATGTAATGAAGGATGCTAAGCGACAAAACCTGTGGCTTGTCGATACAAAATCTGGCGCACAATCGCCACTCTTCTCTGATGAAAACAATTACAGTCAACCTCGCTGGTCGCCAGATGGTGGCAAAATCGCCTTTGTGAGCAATGTATCTGGCAGCACACAAATTCATGTACATTATCTTGCTCAAAACCGTACGGCACTACTTACACAGTTGCAATCTGGGATCAGTGGCTTAACTTGGTCACCAGATGGCAAATGGCTGGCTTTTAGCCAAAAGGTTGCTGAAAAGCCTGCGGTCATCGCCAAAATGCCAGAAAAACCAAAAGGCGCGAAGTGGTCCGACTCTGCCATTGTTATCGACAAAGCCTACTACCAAGCTGATGGCCGAGGCCTTATCAAACCCGGCTATCGCCATATTTTCGTGTTACCGAGTGAAGGCGGCACGCCACGCCAATTAACCTCTGGTAATTATCACCATAGTGGGAAACTCGCGTGGCGAGCAGACGCACAGGCGATTGTGTTTTCAGCAAACCGTATCGCAGACTGGGAATACAAGCGCCTAGAAGGCGACTTATTCGAAGTTGATTTTAACCGTAATATCACCCAACTTACATCTGCTCCAGGTCGTGAGTACGCGCCTAGTTTTTCCGAAAATGGTAAAAAGCTGGCTTACCTTAGTGCATCGAACGCGCTAAACCCTTACCGTAATAGCAAACTGAATATTATGGATTGGCAGGACAAAACCTCTCACATGATTGCCAAAGACTTCGACCGCTCAATCCAAGACCCAACTTGGATTAGCAGTGATAGACTGGCGATGACGTACGACGACCACGGCAAGCGAAAGCTCGCGAGCATTACCACAAAAGGCAACATTACCGACATCACAGATACGCTCTCAGGCACAACCCTTGGTCGCCCTTATCTAAGCGGTGAGTTTAGTGCTAATTTTGATGGGGAAATTGCCTTTACTCAAGGGTCGAGTGAGCGCCCGGCAGACATCGCAATAACAACAAGAAAAGGTAAAGTAACGCAACTAACCCGCCTTAACGAAGACCTACTTGCACATAAAACCCTAGGTAAAGTGCATGAGATCACGTATAGGTCGTCGTTCGACGGGGAGAAAATTCAGGGCTGGTATATTACGCCACCAAACTTTGACCCGAAAAAACAATACCCATTACTACTAGAAATTCACGGTGGCCCACACTTAGCCTACGGCCCGCATTTCTCAGCAGAATTACAGCGTTATGCCGCTGAAGGTTACGTGGTATTTTACGACAATCACAGAGGCAGCAGCTCTTACGGCGAGCGCTTCGCTATGTTGCTCAAATACAAATACAGCTCGAAAGAAGACTTTGCCGATCATAACTCAGGGGTAGACGCTATGCTTGAGAAAGGCTTTATCGACAAAGATAATCTGTTTATTGCTGGCGGTTCTGCAGGTGGTATCGCAACAGCCTACGCAATTGGCTTAACTAACCGTTTTAACGCAGCGGTTGTCGTAAAGCCTGTGATCAACTGGCTGAGTAAAGTGCTTACCGCTGACAGTGGCCTTGGTCAAATTCCAACGCAATTTCCTGGTATGCCATGGGAGCATATGGAACACTATTGGCAACGCTCACCGCTTTCGCTCGTTGGCAACGTAACCACCCCAACCATGCTAATGACGGGTGAAGAAGACTTGCGCACGCCAATGGCCGAAACTGAGCAGTTCTACCAAGCGCTTAAGCTACGTAAAATTGACTCTGTACTGGTCAAAATTCCAGGTGCGCCACATGGAATTGCCGGCCGTCCTTCTCGGATGATCAGCAAAATCGAGCACACGCTAGCTTGGTTTGAAAAATACAAGAAGTAA